The following coding sequences lie in one Arachis ipaensis cultivar K30076 chromosome B05, Araip1.1, whole genome shotgun sequence genomic window:
- the LOC107642126 gene encoding uncharacterized protein LOC107642126: MLLRSSISSTKKFFQKTIKNFKSFFSPPGYYHRLPKSPPPPPPHHNNHNPFSYPLDMDTNDTTTSYQELGLDHHHHHHNYYNSDFNEKWDNSEQEKKAIIVKRSKQAEKKKNHHNEEYGNRNQKKKDCSSFIVEEKLRELEMLDISNVEYVLDIEEVLHYYSRLTCPAYLQIVDNFFMQIYSEFFAPPLII; this comes from the coding sequence atgctgctGAGAAGCTCAATTTCCAGCACCAAGAAGTTCTTCCAAAAAACCATAAAGAACTTCaaatctttcttctctcctccGGGCTACTACCACAGGCTTCCAAAAtcgccgccgccgccgcctcCTCACCACAATAACCATAACCCCTTCTCTTATCCCTTGGACATGGACACCAACGACACCACCACAAGTTACCAAGAATTGGGCttggatcatcatcatcatcatcacaattACTACAACAGTGATTTCAATGAGAAATGGGACAATTCAGAACAagagaagaaagcaataatagtAAAGAGATCAAAACAagcagaaaagaagaagaatcatcATAATGAGGAATATGGCAACAGAAATCAGAAGAAGAAAGATTGTTCATCATTCATAGTGGAAGAGAAGCTGAGGGAATTGGAGATGCTGGACATAAGCAATGTGGAATATGTGCTTGACATTGAAGAGGTTCTTCACTACTATTCAAGACTCACTTGCCCTGCATACCTTCAAATTGTTGATAACTTCTTCATGCAAATCTATTCTGAGTTCTTTGCTCCTCCACTAATTATTTAA